One Paralichthys olivaceus isolate ysfri-2021 chromosome 8, ASM2471397v2, whole genome shotgun sequence genomic region harbors:
- the klhl5 gene encoding kelch-like protein 5 isoform X2, with the protein MSMEPCACPEDCMFTAMSHADITFRKMEGYLRSRQLCDVILVAGDRRIPAHRLVLSSVSDYFAAMFTSDVLEAKQDEVKMEGVDPDALWVLVQYAYTGRLELREDTIESLLSASCLLQLSSVVQACCSFLMKQLHPSNCLGIRSYADAQGCYDLQRAAHSYTMDHFLEVVGGQEFLLLPMDEMERLLTSDDINVPDEETVVTSLLTWVRHDSTTRQPHLPVLLAHIRLPLLQPQFLADLESNPLLRDSVECQRLLMEGMKYHLLPQHRPLLQSPRTRPRKATVGAMFAVGGMDATKGATSIEQYCLRRDTWRQVATMSGRRLQFGVAVLDGRLYVVGGRDGLKTLNTVECYNPHSKTWSVMPPMSTHRHGLGVAVLEGPMYAVGGHDGWSYLSTVERWDPQARQWSFVASMATPRSTVGVAVLNGKLYAVGGRDGSSCLRSVECFDPHTNRWNSCAPMAKRRGGVGVATWHGFLYAIGGHDAPASSLASRLSDCVERYDPQTDVWTAVAPMSISRDAVGVCLLGDRLYAVGGYDGQVYLNTVEAYDPQTNEWTQVAPLCLGRAGACVVAVRLKT; encoded by the exons ACTCGTCCTCTCATCTGTATCCGACTACTTTGCGGCCATGTTCACCAGTGATGTGCTGGAGGCCAAgcaggatgaggtgaagatggAGGGAGTAGACCCTGATGCGTTGTGGGTCCTGGTGCAGTATGCATACACAG GCCGTCTTGAGTTGAGGGAGGACACCATCGAATCTCTGCTGTCAGCCTCTTGCCTGCTGCAGTTGTCATCTGTGGTTCAGGCCTGCTGCTCCTTCCTCATGAAGCAGCTCCACCCCTCCAACTGTCTGGGCATTCGCTCCTACGCTGACGCTCAGGGCTGTTACGACCTGCAGAGGGCTGCTCACTCCTACACCATG GATCACTTTTTAGAGGTGGTGGGAGGCCAGGAGTTCCTGCTGCTCCCAATGGACGAGATGGAGAGGCTGCTCACCTCTGATGACATCAACGTGCCAGATGAGGAAACCGTGGTTACCTCTTTGCTTACGTGGGTCCGTCATGACTCCACCACTCGTCAACCTCACCTACCTGTGCTGCTTGCTCACATCCGACTGCcgctgctgcagccacag TTCTTGGCAGACCTTGAGTCCAACCCTCTGCTGCGGGACAGTGTGGAGTGCCAGCGGCTGCTGATGGAGGGGATGAAGTATCACCTCTTGCCGCAGCACCGACCACTGCTTCAGAGTCCTCGTACCCGACCTCGCAAAGCCACCGTAGGAGCCATGTTCGCTGTGGGTGGCATGGACGCCACAAAAG GTGCTACCAGCATTGAGCAGTACTGTCTGCGTCGGGACACCTGGAGGCAGGTGGCCACCATGAGTGGGCGGCGTCTACAGTTTGGCGTAGCTGTTCTTGACGGCCGTCTCTACGTTGTGGGCGGCCGGGATGGACTTAAGACCCTTAACACTGTAGAGTGTTACAACCCACACAGCAAAACGTGGAGCGTCATGCCTCCCATGTCCACACACAGGCATGGCTTAG GTGTAGCTGTCTTGGAAGGCCCCATGTACGCAGTAGGAGGACATGACGGCTGGAGCTACCTCAGCACAGTGGAAAG GTGGGATCCCCAGGCTCGACAGTGGAGCTTTGTTGCAAGTATGGCTACACCCAGAAGCACTGTGGGAGTAGCTGTACTCAATGGCAA GTTGTATGCGGTAGGAGGTCGTGATGGCTCATCGTGCCTGCGCTCAGTGGAGTGTTTCGACCCCCACACCAACAG ATGGAACAGTTGTGCTCCTATGGCTAAAAGACGTGGAGGCGTGGGTGTGGCCACATGGCACGGCTTCTTGTATGCCATTGGAGGTCACGATGCTCCTGCCTCTTCCCTGGCGTCTCGATTAAGCGACTGTGTAGAGAG gtacgACCCTCAGACAGACGTGTGGACAGCAGTCGCCCCCATGAGCATCAGCAGAGATGCAGTTGGTGTTTGTCTCCTTGGCGACCGTCTCTATGCTGTGGGCGGTTACGACGGTCAGGTGTACCTCAATACTGTAGAAGCCTACGACCCTCAGACAAATGAGTGGACACAG GTGGCACCTCTGTGTCTGGGCAGGGCGGGAGCGTGCGTGGTCGCCGTCagactgaaaacataa